One Pocillopora verrucosa isolate sample1 chromosome 10, ASM3666991v2, whole genome shotgun sequence genomic window carries:
- the LOC131773027 gene encoding coadhesin-like, giving the protein MDVLFHLTGLFLIVVTVRGDSEGAALDGGYSDWSEFSECSATCGEGLRIRKRSCNNPEPKNGGKNCNDLGADTDTKSCNSFPCPVDGGYSQWSNFTECSISCGGGGIQSRSRKCNNPLPCCGGMNCEHLGPSTETRACGECACDIDGSWSEWCAFTRCTVSCGGGMRIRNRTCTNPPPSGLGLDCAGPAAELQICNTESCHNANYTQWSEWSECSVTCGVGEQKRSRTCTNPPPGPGRKNCEEEHLGPADETQKCRLKPCPIDGNYTEWTEWSECSASCGGGSHLRTRQCTRPPPKYGGLDCNELGPADQRQQCNPDPCPIDGNYTKWSEWSECNVICGGGVHSRSRTCTNPPPKNGGNNCEGLGPANDTQACNPDPCPIDGNFSEWSEWSDCSATCGGGLQTRTRNCTNPLPQYEGKDCEGLGPAVETQSCGSEKCPIDGNYTKWSDWSKCSVTCGGGEQSRTRTCTNPSPSHGGKNCEGLGPANKTQECNPDPCPIDGNYTEWSEWSECSASCGGGLQTRTRNCTNPTSQYGGRDCEGLGLAMETQSCGSEKCPIDGNYTSWSDWSECSATCGGGQQSRLRTCTSPPPKHGGRNCSELGSAVDSQICNPDPCPIDGNYTQWTEWSDCGVTCGSGVQNRSRSCTNPTPQYDGKSCEDVGPADETKECNKNPCPIDGNYTAWSKWSECSVTCGRGSRNRSRECINPSPQYGGKDCNVLGPANDIQECNKSACPPPCSAGLDVGIVLDKSKSVKIANLHKVIDSLVDLVDKFEPAPDKDHFGLVTFNRRAHVEFTFAEEARFSKEQLKEKIKDMPRTLEFQTRTDLAMQAARDQLFSPSGGDRPDKPNVMIVLTDGKPTKQPRDFKIFATEFYQDPKVADLYTVAVGIGTGINIATLHDIAGSNGNVIAVESFDQLAAELSEIKDKVCE; this is encoded by the exons ATGGATGTTTTGTTTCACCTAACTGGGTTATTTCTCATCGTCGTTACAG tcCGAGGAGATTCTGAAG GTGCTGCTTTAGATGGTGGTTATTCCGATTGGAGtgagttttctgaatgcagtgCTACTTGTGGAGAAGGTTTGAGGATTCGAAAGCGATCGTGCAATAATCCAGAACCTAAAAACGGAGGGAAAAACTGTAATGACTTGGGAGCAGACACGGACACCAAATCTTGCAACTCATTTCCTTGTC CCGTTGATGGCGGTTATTCTCAATGGTCGAACTTCACGGAATGCAGTATCAGCTGTGGAGGAGGTGGAATCCAGAGTCGCTCGCGAAAATGCAACAACCCTTTGCCTTGCTGTGGTGGAATGAACTGCGAACACTTGGGACCAAGTACAGAGACAAGAGCATGTGGCGAATGTGCCTGTG ATATTGACGGTAGCTGGAGTGAGTGGTGTGCCTTCACACGCTGCACAGTTTCATGCGGTGGTGGGATGAGAATCCGTAACAGAACTTGTACTAATCCTCCCCCATCAGGCCTTGGTCTCGATTGTGCCGGCCCAGCTGCTGAATTACAGATATGTAATACTGAGTCATGCC ATAATGCTAATTACACCCAGTGGTCAGAGTGGTCTGAATGCAGCGTCACTTGCGGTGTTGGAGAACAAAAACGTTCAAGAACTTGCACCAATCCCCCTCCTGGGCCAGGAAGGAAAAACTGTGAAGAAGAGCACTTAGGACCCGCTGATGAGACTCAAAAATGCAGACTAAAGCCATGTC CAATAGACGGCAATTATACAGAATGGACAGAGTGGTCTGAATGTAGTGCGAGTTGCGGGGGAGGCTCCCACCTGCGAACAAGACAGTGCACCAGGCCACCTCCGAAATACGGTGGACTTGATTGCAATGAACTGGGACCTGCTGATCAGAGGCAACAGTGTAACCCAGACCCTTGCC CCATTGACGGTAACTATACTAAATGGTCCGAATGGTCTGAATGTAACGTCATCTGTGGGGGTGGAGTACATAGCCGTTCAAGAACGTGCACCAATCCCCCACCGAAAAACGGTGGAAACAATTGCGAAGGGCTGGGACCAGCTAATGACACACAGGCTTGTAACCCAGACCCCTGCC CAATCGATGGTAATTTTTCCGAGTGGTCTGAATGGTCCGACTGTAGTGCTACATGCGGCGGAGGTTTACAAACACGAACGAGAAACTGCACCAATCCCCTTCCGCAATACGAAGGAAAAGACTGTGAAGGCCTGGGCCCCGCTGTCGAGACACAGTCATGCGGCTCGGAAAAATGCC CAATTGATGGTAACTACACTAAATGGTCGGACTGGTCAAAATGTAGCGTCACTTGTGGAGGAGGGGAACAGAGCCGCACAAGAACTTGCACAAATCCCTCTCCTTCGCACGGTGGGAAGAATTGTGAGGGCTTGGGACCAGCTAATAAAACGCAAGAGTGTAACCCAGACCCCTGCC CAATCGATGGTAATTACACCGAGTGGTCAGAGTGGTCCGAATGCAGTGCTTCATGTGGTGGAGGTTTACAAACAAGAACAAGGAACTGCACCAATCCTACTTCACAATACGGTGGAAGAGACTGTGAAGGCCTGGGCCTAGCAATGGAGACACAATCATGCGGTTCGGAAAAATGTC caATTGACGGCAATTACACCAGTTGGTCTGACTGGTCAGAATGTAGCGCCACTTGTGGAGGAGGACAACAAAGCCGTCTAAGAACCTGCACCAGTCCCCCTCCAAAGCATGGTGGGAGGAACTGTTCCGAATTAGGCTCGGCTGTTGATTCGCAAATTTGTAACCCAGACCCCTGCC CAATCGACGGCAACTATACACAGTGGACAGAGTGGTCTGACTGTGGCGTCACATGTGGTAGCGGTGTCCAGAATCGATCAAGAAGCTGCACTAATCCAACCCCACAATACGACGGGAAAAGCTGCGAGGATGTGGGACCAGCCGATGAAACGAAAGAATGCAATAAAAACCCGTGTC CAATTGATGGAAATTACACGGCATGGTCCAAATGGTCCGAATGTTCTGTGACTTGTGGCAGAGGATCAAGGAATCGATCACGAGAATGCATCAATCCCTCCCCACAATACGGTGGAAAGGACTGCAACGTTTTGGGTCCTGCAAACGATATCCAAGAGTGCAACAAATCTGCATGTC ctcCGCCCTGCTCGGCTGGTCTCGATGTTGGCATCGTGTTGGACAAATCAAAAAGTGTCAAGATCGCCAATCTTCATAAAGTAATCGATTCACTGGTTGACCTCGTGGACAAGTTTGAGCCGGCCCCAGACAAAGATCATTTTGGTTTAGTTACGTTCAATAGGAGAGCCCACGTTGAGTTCACGTTTGCTGAGGAAGCTCGTTTCAGCAAAGAgcaactaaaagaaaaaataaaagacatgCCACGTACATTGGAGTTTCAGACGCGCACTGATCTGGCTATGCAGGCAGCCAGAGATCAGCTTTTCTCGCCATCTGGAGGAGACAGACCAGATAAACCAAATGTCATGATTGTACTCACGGATGGAAAACCTACAAAACAACCCAGGGATTTCAAGATTTTCGCAACTGAGTTTTACCAGGACCCCAAG GTTGCAGATCTGTACACCGTTGCAGTGGGTATTGGAACTGGCATCAACATAGCAACCTTACATGATATAGCCGGTTCCAATGGAAATGTAATCGCTGTAGAAAGCTTTGATCAGTTAGCAGCGGAACTGAGTGAAATTAAGGACAAAGTCTGTG aataa